From the Salvelinus fontinalis isolate EN_2023a chromosome 21, ASM2944872v1, whole genome shotgun sequence genome, the window cactagtcactttaataatgctactttaataatgtttacatatctgcattactcatctcatatgtacatactgtattttataccatctactgcatcttgcctatgccccTCTGTCaatgctcatccatatatttatatgtatatattcttattccattcctttacttttgtgtgtatgaggtagttgtggaattgttagattacatgttatatattgctgcactgttggaactagaagcacaagcatttctctacactcgcaataacatctgctaaccatgtgtgtgtgaccaataacatttgatttgatatgataaCTTGGAAATTTAACCTTTTCCCAATAATATAAGACTTCGGATTTGACTGAATGAAATTATTAAATCATTGATACCAAGATGAAAAATGCAATGTTTCTTAAAAAAATAAACAGTTATTTATTTACATAAAATGAGTTATACAATATAAAATCAAGCTTATAGTAACTGTGAGCAACATTTTGACAATAATGTTCTGCAATACACGACACATGACACAGTGTTGGTCAAAAATAATTCAACggtatcacagtgccatccaccTTAAAATGAGAACTAACTTTCAGTCCCATTCACAAAATATTTTAAATATTGAATCTTCTCAAAGGACGTATACTGGAGCTCCGAGGTTTAAGGATCACCCATATCAGTGCCTTTCAGTGTCTTCTCTTGCCTGATGAGAAATAAAGCACATAGAGTAACAGGTTAATACAGAGACAGGTTGGGAAACCTCACTGTTAAAGGAAGAACATAGATGAGCACCATGACTGACTATTTGTGTCATTAATAGAATTGTTTATTGAATTGCATCATAGTTTTACATAGAAGCTCACCATTCTTCCCTTTTCTGGCCTTTCCCTTATGCGATTTCCTCTTCAGTTGCTTGATGAGTTTGGCCACCCAGTTGTTCTTGGTGGCAGGAGGAGCACACAGTCTATGATTCTTCTTCGTGACAAACCTGTTGTCAGAAGTAAATGGCAGATCAGACACATTGCATCAATGCAGTCACACACAGGCAGAAAACATTCACTTGTGGTTAGGGTGATGGGTTCAATTCAGTCTGTAGAAGGTATAATGTTGCTTACACAGTGGCAGCTATCCGACATCCTCCACTGACTGTCTGGATACTGTATGATTTCACCACTCTGTGGGGAAGCTTGGTATCGGTCGTTGTCAAGCAGCAGTCCAATGCCTGATCTGTGCTTGCtgaagggacacacacacaaacacacagcaggtTAGATTATACCCTCTGTGTATCCCTTCTGTGTGCATATACCGTTCTACTCAAATTAAATGTCAATATTCTCTTGAGAAGAGGAAGAGCGTGTTTACAGTTCTACAGATGATGATAACGACTAGTGATCAAGGCACAGCATCATGTTACTAAGACGTTATTAGAGTAGTTACTATGACGCCAACTTGCAGCAAAAGTAGTAATAACAGCAACTCTGCAGTAGAAAATAAGAGGATCTCACCTGCTACATGGCTCCAGAGGACTGATGCCAACAGAAGAAGTGCAGCCACCCGTAAAGACATCCTGTCTCAGTTGTGCTCTGTCTTAATGCGTTAGACAAGGATCTGCAGATCAATGGACTACTGTGGTTCAGGCACAGCTTTATATCCTCACCGTAGAACTCCTTTCACTTTCACTGTCCTCAAGTCACGCACCCATTTCCCGTAAACCATGCTTCAGCTCAGTACGCCCCTTGACCTCTCACCTTTTTAAAGAAAACTAAATAGAGGCTCTGCCAGCGCTTTCTTCTGAGTTTAAGAATACTTTCACTGCAGTTACGCCTCCAGGCAATAATGTCTGTAAATCATTTTCACCATTGATGGGGAGATAAGCAACATATGAGAACTGATAATAGAGGATGGCCTCAGTCCTGTGCGTGGGTGTGTGGCTTGTGTCAACGTGTGTTGGTTTGtggctgtttgtgtgtatgtaggaGGGGGGCTGTTACTGTAAGTCAGTATTCTTTCTTTTATGTATGTGTTTTACTGTGTGACAGAGGGGACAGACACGTCTGAGGCAGGCTACCTCTATGATGTGTTTGTCTGCCCTTACCTGTCTCCCAGATATGAATTGTGTGGAACCTTCTCAAATACACTGTAGCATAAACTGTACATTCCAGTGGTTGTCTTACTAACCCCGTGTCAGGTCTAGGCTGAAACGCTTATGAAGACTGATGAGGCATGAAGAGAGACGAAGGCTTAGTGTTTACTTTGATCCTGCGTTGAGCTAAATGTGTCTCCCTTCCAGCTCGTTTTGCTATTATATGCCACCCAGTCTCTATGATGGATCAAGCCAGAGGCAGCCTTCTCCTTCCAAACCCAGTGATTAGAACAACTCGTTTTACAATGCGTTTTATCAAAAGGGTAGACAATATGGCTTCTCAATACAAAGTACTTATCATTAAATCTCTTACGTTGTTTAGAACATCTCTGCACACAAAATGGACCAGTAGCTCGTAACGAAATAAGCTGCAGAACATAGGACTGGCACTGCCGTTTTCCCATTTTGTTATCTGACACATAACTAAACCCATCAGAGTCCTAATAAACTTGCTTGTTCAAACTTGTATCTCGTAAAACTTGTTCAGATCGGTTATTAGGAATGATTATCTAATCACTGTGAAGTCTCTTTAAAGTGTCATGTCACATAAACACCACATTATGTCAATTCTTACCAGTTTCACATAACTCTATTCAACGCCTGCCAGATCTATGCTGGGATCTTTGTTGGGTAAGCCTATTCCGGGAAAGAGAGCCCTTGATAATGTCCTGGCATGAAAGATATAGATTCTGCAGGTAAGTAAGGCATGGCACAATAGATGGCAGTCCTCCAGTGGCGGCAAGGGGATTGTCAATCAGTACTTTGTTCTGCTGTGACAGAGACATGTAATTACCAACGGCTGGAGCTACAGAGACCTGATGATGATGCCAAATGGAGGATGACGGTGCCAGTGACTGTTCTCATGTTCTCCTGTTTCATAGGCCATGAATGTTTAGTACCTTAACAATTAACAACCCCTTGCAGCAGTCAAATCCTAATAGACTGTGGCGGTCATCCGTAGGTGAGTAATTTGCCCCATGCTCGCCTCATGTCAACCGTAAAGTTGGAGCTGGCCTGCCGATGCCACTGTCACTACAGAGTTATGTAGTTGTCCAGTCAACAAACAACTAGCCAGTACTAAGAGGGTTGTATGTGTAATGGTATCTCTTGTTTTTGGCCAGAAGCCAAGCAGAAATTCACTGTAACAGTTCCAAGAACACTTGGTTTTTGGGAAGTCATTCCACAGGGATCCCTGACAGATAACATAAGACCAACAATGACACGCTATGTGCACCTCTTTTCACAAGAAACAATGTCGTACGAAAACCATCCTAGTTTCTAAAATAAGCAGTATGAGACTGTTTAACAATGGATATTGCACTTATTTCGCACAGCTATTCCTTTATACTCTGACAGTGTTAGTCATGTAATCTCTAGTAATTAACCTTGTGTTCAAGGAAAGGCTATGATAGTGGCACTGCATATTTGTACATGATTAGGATGTTAATCTTCTACTGGGTGGTAAAGGAGAGCCAGGGAGTTGTGGAAGGCTGCTTGGCCCTATGGCAAGTGTCACCATGACTAAGGGTCAATAG encodes:
- the LOC129818533 gene encoding C-C motif chemokine 19-like: MSLRVAALLLLASVLWSHVAASTDQALDCCLTTTDTKLPHRVVKSYSIQTVSGGCRIAATVFVTKKNHRLCAPPATKNNWVAKLIKQLKRKSHKGKARKGKNGKRRH